The segment CTACTATCTCGGCATCATGCAGTTTTTTATCCGCGTCATCGCTGCCGTCCTACGGTTTCTGATGCAGACGACACCAATCGAGTCGTTTGCTACTGCCGCTCACATCTTCATTGGTCAGGTCAGATATTACAATGTATTGATTTctgtttaaatatgaaaaatgaagttaaaatgtattaacaaGTAAATTGTGTGATGATTCATGATTGCTTGGTTTTAGGTAGAATCGAGCGTCGTTCTGAAACCGTTTTTGAATAACCTGACGAATTCAGAATTGCACGCTGTTCTTACCAGCGGCTTTGCAACTGTGGCTGGAACAGTGATAGCTGCATACATTGAGTTTGGGGTAAGTTCTTCCTATGAAGGAATATATCTTTGGTGTATTTTCGGAATTACTTCGggattttgaaatgtttatcaATCTTTTTAATAAACACTAAATTAGtcatgcataacaaaaaacaattatgGCAGGTGCCCGCAGAACACGTGATCTCTGCCTCTTTCATGTCTGCCCCCGCCGCTCTAGCTGTTGCCAAGCTAGCGTTTCCAGAAACGAAATCAACGGATTTCAAGATCAGCAAGGAAATGGAACTAGAAGTCGGGTATGGGGGTTTTCTTTGGCACATGTTAATCAAATGCATCTTGCTGGCAGATATACAAAGTAACTGCTGTCTCTAATTGgaattcattttattcttttatttcttaGAAAGGAACGGAACATCATGGAGGCGGTGTCCGTTGGAGCTATGGGCGCCGTGAAGTTGATCGCCAATGTGGTGGTCAATCTCGTGGCTTTCGTCGCCATCCTCGCGTTCATAGACGCCACACTGTCTTACTTTGGAAGCCGTGTGGGGCATCCGGAAGTGTCATTTGACGCAagtattgtcatgttgtaaattttgaatttaccgggtggtagTAGTTgtcttgttgtaaattttgtatttactgccacccggtaaattcaaaatttaccacATGACAGTATTCTAGAGAAATTAATCAAAGCAATTaaacgtttgaaaatttttgcatttgaaaaaataaactggTTCATAAGAACTAAGGTATTTGGGCCATAGCAAGAAAAATAAACACAGGTGCCATTAAAGCAACAAATTTGTGAATGTCGTAGCATTGTCTTTATTGTAGTTTCTTTGTTCATACATCTTCATGCCGTTAGCATTCATTATGGGGATACCTTGGTCCAATTGCCGTGTGGTAGGAAAACTTATCGGCAAAAAGATTGTCATCAATGAGTTCCTGGCTTTTGCCGATCTTGGTGGTTATATAAAAGCAGGGGATATTCAGgtagatatacatatatattgagaCAAATTCTCTaaccaaattttaaattttctaattaaaggttatttgttaaaatttgtttaaaactcttttttgaaattaaaattttttgttgGTATACCGGGGTATGATTTTCATAGTGGTAAAACCAAATATATCAAAAGAGTAGACCAAAAATCCCCCTTAAAACAAAGCAATAGAAACCACCAATATTACCCCCATTTAATTCAGTAGTTTTGTAATACCGGGTATAAATCCGACTATATGTAATAAAGAAATATgataaagaaatacattttctttagcaaacaaatcatgatttaatatcatatttgaaaatctaaaaatttcaCCAATCGTTCTCTGCCGCTGCTGTTTTAGGGCCGGAGTGCGGTGATATCTACCTACATTCTTTGCGGGTTCGGCAGTATTGCTGCTATGGGTATCAACCTCGGTGCGCTCTCCGCCGCCGAGCCACGGAGGCGAAAAGATTTCGCCAAACTGATGTTGCGTGCTGTAGTTGCTGGGAATATTGCCTGCTTCATGACAGCTTGTGTTGCAGGTAAGTTGCGGAGCAATTTTAAACTCTTGAGATTTTTGAGTTGCAATGATACTGtctcccaaaattaaaaaaatcatcgtaaaaataaaataaattctgaaattaataaaagaataatagATGAATgtacttgaaaaatattttcagtttactATTCATTCCAAAACTCGTGCCTTTCTTTTACTTTCAGGTATTCTTTATCAAGATGAACCAGTCATGATTTCTATAACTAATTCAACCAATGATTTAAACTCCACTCTACAAAACCTGACAACAAACAGTAATATCACGGACATAGTCACGAGTAGTACCCCAGTCAGTGTGACCGTACTTTGATACTTATAGACTTGCTTGCATTAATCAGTTATTGTGTGCATGTGCATTATGATGTAATTATTTAGAGGATTGGTTTCTATGCACCTATGTATCTACACTTCTACTTTAGATCTGATTTATCGGTTTCTTAGTGATGTTGTATTTTGGTGCAGATAAAGTATCATATGATTTTTTCGCATTGTACCGTAGCTTGGTGtgttttctattgttaaaagtGTGGGTTATCTGGGCATATTCCCACACTTATTTTCCGCCCACTATCTCAGGTAAAAACAACATCAAGAATGTTGTGTTCAAACACGTCATAATACTGTTCACAGCAAGATATTCCTCCAGATCAAAATTGCCAATAACTCAACACGGATAACTGACTCAAAGTTCGTCGGATAAATCTTATTTGTAGCTCTTGACAAAACAACTTCGGCACTGGCTTCATCAGAAAGACCCTATTTTAACATGATATATCTCCTACATGTGTGCGAACAACAGAAACGCATTTATATCCCTTGTAAAAGGTCTTATTGAAAATCAGCCATGTGATAGGAACGCGTTTAAATAGTACACTTGTTTTGTGGACAGAGTGAATAGCGCCAATCGGATTTGACATTTATCATTCACGATTTCTCGACATAAATTTCttgataatttctttttcttatatatatatatatttctcgACATAAATTTCttgataatttctttttcttatatatatatatatatatataagaaaaagaaattatcaaGAAATTTATGTCGAGAAATCGTGAATGATAAATGTCAAATCTGATTGGCGCTATTCACTCTGTCCACAAAACAAGTGTATatgtcaaatatatatatatatatatatatatatatatatatatatatatatatatatatatatatatatatacttaaataaataaaacagaatgcgacagtccaaattaaataaattgtttactgttagcgctttcagccatgtcggctgaaagcgctaacagtaaacaatttatttaatttggactgtcgcattctgttttatttatttaagtattttttgctgtaccaaggctttatttatctacacacacacacacacacacacacatatttatatatatatatatgtgtgtatgtgtgtgttttttcagctattttttaaatgtatgtatatgtatattattgatACAGGGTATcaaataggattttaaaaagaGTAGCCAACATCATcaatttaaatcttattttgattttttaaacagaagCATTGCACAACTTAAGGTTCGTATCCATAACATTGTGTTAATAAGTTTAATTCTTTGAAGCAAATATCGATACTAGAAGTCTAGaaacgaaaaaacaaaaaataaaaatatgacaatgaACAGTCGATTTATTCCTAATGgctatgaatttaaaaaaataaataaattataattaatgttGGTCGGGGATAGAAAGTCATTTTAGAAATTCACGCTCCTTCGTGTCGCTATGACCACGCCCATCGGGTATCGGCACATAGCCAACAATATTGTATAGGGTAACTAATACTTATCACTGgagtgagatcggtttgtccagtGGGAGACAGCAGTGTGAAAGGACAAGAGTATACAAGCCTTAGGCCTGAAAAATCCCCCGTAGCCAGAATGCTGAAATGGCATAAttttatgaacatataaaaatatctttacaacTGAAAGTGTTCATCGGTACATCTGTAATTCAACTGCATTATCtgtcaaataaaaattgtacattaaTGCTTGATACTTATCTACTTATATATAAGAATGGTTTTGAATCTGTGCTAGCGCTATTTTTATCCCACATTGTTTGTACTGTGAGAACACAGACATTGCATAATTGTTGTCATTATATAaaggatatttaaaaaaaaaattcatactaatttaataaaaatctgaaaaattgttttatttaaaagtaaatgaatgaATAGTAAAACGCCCTCTGTAATTCGAACACCTTCTCAACTGAGAAGGATGAACTACGAGCCTCCGCCTATCACTGTGAGCTGCGTCGACAAACTACAGTAGAGGTGAGTAAGTTTAATTGTATTACAATTATTAATAAAGTAAGCtgggtttttttgtgaaaacTGGGAATTTGACCCGTTATAGGTCCAGACTCCATTGTCATAAATCAATAATAACTTTGAATAAAAAACttattctttaataaaaaaaaaaaaacaagtactCTAGAAATGGAATCAAGACCCATTCATacctaaattttgaaattttagaacAGTCAATCATCTAAGATTTTGGCATAAAACGCTGAGCAGCTAAATTAATTTGGAAACCTATACCTGTCGTGTTTATAGAATGATACCACCATGTTGACTTCCATCGCGAAATTTATACTATAAGTAATGCATAAACGAACTTGTActgattctttttttcttctagacgttttttgaaactcaaatatctcgCATGTGTGTTGGGATGAatgattttcactttttttgACAAAAGTCTAAATGATCGATTATAGTCGGCAA is part of the Magallana gigas chromosome 3, xbMagGiga1.1, whole genome shotgun sequence genome and harbors:
- the LOC105325927 gene encoding uncharacterized transporter YutK isoform X1, which codes for MAYSGVKYTNVQDAQEHRLIDMYGTELGVSIPDQDGKDLKQVPSKESNSAARSIVESPWKRRLRQYGVPGIYLALFFLYTVYVVFSLVYDPAGAIFVCLLEAVLLFIVIFKIFKVDIWKPVLSLHSKFLVKVKRPLRTKIRIIVTVVVTLALVVFLIWDIWSSVRRFIPIGGMAIFVIFLWITSTSPKKVQWMTVTWGLLLQFGMGIVILRWPVGYAACKFLGDSVSQFLSYTDAGSKFVFGDPGYTLHPVAFGVLPVVIFFSAVVSVLYYLGIMQFFIRVIAAVLRFLMQTTPIESFATAAHIFIGQVESSVVLKPFLNNLTNSELHAVLTSGFATVAGTVIAAYIEFGVPAEHVISASFMSAPAALAVAKLAFPETKSTDFKISKEMELEVGKERNIMEAVSVGAMGAVKLIANVVVNLVAFVAILAFIDATLSYFGSRVGHPEVSFDFLCSYIFMPLAFIMGIPWSNCRVVGKLIGKKIVINEFLAFADLGGYIKAGDIQGRSAVISTYILCGFGSIAAMGINLGALSAAEPRRRKDFAKLMLRAVVAGNIACFMTACVAGILYQDEPVMISITNSTNDLNSTLQNLTTNSNITDIVTSSTPVSVTVL